ACAATGCATCAACTACTTCGCCGCGATAATGGGAACGTGTGACCTTCTCCCTGGCAGACTACAAATGGGAGGACTCATGCCCAAAAATGGGTGAGTACTTTGGAATATTCGTCACTAATGTAATTGTTATCTGCTGCCATAAAACGTAGTtatttgcaaaatttcatcaacTGGGATTAACTTTTATGATAATTTATCAAGCGATGCAGATAACTTTATTGACAAGGAAAAAACAACAGCTTAcctaatttcaaaatatataggtacctaacgtcaaaaaatgttttctttttcagacGCAGCGGTGTCTACTTACTGGAAACCAATGCCTCCCCTCCATTCTCTCAAGGCTgaagaaaataacaaatgaacaCACATTTCTTTATTACTAAGTACTAGTCACTTGCATCACAAAGTTTAAAGCAATAAATAGGATACTGTTTCATTACAAGcatgaaaatagaaaatacaacCTAAGTTAAATGCATTTTTGTATCTAAGAATGCACACGAACATGTTATCTATCACAATTGATTAGGATGTTTCAAGTTTTTGGGTCCTCTTCGTTGCGAAGTCTCTGTAGGGTTTACTTGGGGGGAAGAACTGCTGGCTTCCGTGGAACTAACTGGTTTTGCTGAAGTGTTATTGGAACTAGGTGTTTCTAAGAGACTGCTGAGTAACGCAATGCTTTGCTGTGCAGTTTGGTACACCCCTGCGAAGAACTTGTTTGGATCAAATTCAACGTCTTCTCCATCTTCACTGTTATCGtctatattttcttcttccacagctctggaaaataaaaaagatacaatttaattaaacaattattaCTTCCTTAACAATTTGCCAATCGAAGTTTCCACCCAACCCATTATGTTTATGTCTAGGTgtattttagctgtttttaaTACGAATCAATTATCGTTCTTAATCCAGGTCTTAGATATGCATTATCTTCTCCGATTAATGAAGGTATGGCTCAAGGCTACTAGTCTTCACCTTCCGGTTAAATTCTTGCTTTCCTAATAAAGCCAAATACGGACTGCatatttatgataaaatattgataactaGCACTATCGTTATTTTTAGTTAGTTTCCTATCTttcattatatttgtttgttttttaggtACCTGGctgatataaatattaaatgttctCTACATGAtactatttaataaattactagTGGAAATGCGTgacaaattaaattagtttcGTCACAACGGTTTCTAAAGGACTTGAGTCTGATATTAACTTACGTTTCTTTCGTAGGTTCAGACATCTCCATGCCACTCTCGTTAGCCTTAAAGCAGCCTAGTGGAATCTTGCGTTGTGACAGGAATATAGTCCCTGGTTCCAGGTTGACGCAACCTTTTAGACCATCGGCGGTGGGCGCCATTTGAGTGAACGAGGCACACATTTGGAAGAGCACGCCCATCACTAGGCATAGGGGGTCTGGGTTTGAAGCTGTAATAAGAAATAATGACTACGTATTATTTGGTCATGACAAATGGAAAGTTGTAGATAGATATTGATCTTGAGAAGATTTTAAATGCGTAGGTAAAGAGCAAATTTAAGTTTAAAGATGTTTAAAATTGAACGTTAATTAACAAGGAAACGagcatagaaaaaaaatcatttttttttcaatactaaAAAACTCTGTCTGTGTCTTTTTCTAAAACGGTTCTGCCAACATAAAACGTACTGATTACGATTTATTTGTACTCAATATTTATATCGATTCATAGCGATACAAATGTAATGGAAGCGCCTTATTACATTGCAATCATCGTAAGTGTAACTAATTGCTAACACATTATGAGCAGCGCTTTGAAAGTAGCAAATAATAAACCCAGCTTCCGAACTAAATGAAAGCTGAAAGGAATTGTATGGCGCGAGAGTAAAAGCAATTGCATTCGACTTTCTCGCGAGATTACCTGAG
Above is a window of Helicoverpa zea isolate HzStark_Cry1AcR chromosome 1, ilHelZeax1.1, whole genome shotgun sequence DNA encoding:
- the LOC124646081 gene encoding uncharacterized protein LOC124646081, whose amino-acid sequence is MSVKFTLSFVLAMVAVAHCANILDFLNIEDAKKLLEPGAEPRNDPSCKWKCKGPACACCIDQNITSYDPEGAKCVHMRYLSKEEGLFVQISHGKKVDYEKIQSSNPDPLCLVMGVLFQMCASFTQMAPTADGLKGCVNLEPGTIFLSQRKIPLGCFKANESGMEMSEPTKETAVEEENIDDNSEDGEDVEFDPNKFFAGVYQTAQQSIALLSSLLETPSSNNTSAKPVSSTEASSSSPQVNPTETSQRRGPKNLKHPNQL